In the genome of Chloroflexota bacterium, one region contains:
- the surE gene encoding 5'/3'-nucleotidase SurE: MARFPGDARLNIIVTNDDGLHTPGIWHLAQALTDLGNVTVVAPDREQSGVGMGITFHNPVRISEAMSRIPGVKAYMVEGTPADSVILAVQAVPPLPVDLVVSGINEGANTGHNVLVSGTVGAAFQAHFWDIPSIAVSVAGIRDWRFDVAAKAAQTLARMFKDKTLAGPMVLNVNVPNIPMGDIEGVSVTRLAKGRFTDTLQRVDSFKQDAFYFWLARGKAEWTEEPDTDIWAIKNKRISISPLHIDLSADVTSPLLAEFAPSIFRAIKP; encoded by the coding sequence ATCGCGAGATTCCCAGGAGATGCGCGCTTGAACATCATCGTGACCAATGATGACGGCCTGCACACCCCAGGCATCTGGCACTTGGCCCAGGCCCTCACCGACCTGGGCAACGTCACCGTCGTCGCGCCCGATCGGGAACAGAGCGGCGTGGGCATGGGCATCACCTTCCATAATCCTGTCCGCATCTCAGAGGCGATGTCCCGGATTCCCGGCGTCAAGGCCTACATGGTTGAAGGCACCCCTGCAGACAGCGTTATCCTGGCTGTGCAGGCCGTGCCGCCGCTGCCGGTGGACCTGGTGGTCTCCGGCATCAACGAAGGGGCGAACACGGGGCACAACGTCCTGGTCTCGGGGACGGTGGGCGCCGCCTTTCAAGCCCACTTCTGGGACATCCCGTCCATCGCCGTCTCCGTAGCGGGGATCCGCGATTGGCGGTTCGATGTGGCGGCAAAGGCAGCGCAGACCCTCGCTAGGATGTTCAAGGACAAGACCCTCGCCGGGCCCATGGTGCTCAACGTCAATGTGCCGAACATCCCGATGGGCGACATCGAGGGCGTCAGCGTCACACGGCTGGCAAAGGGCCGTTTCACGGATACGCTCCAGCGCGTGGATAGCTTCAAGCAGGACGCATTCTATTTCTGGCTGGCGCGAGGCAAGGCTGAGTGGACGGAAGAACCGGATACGGACATCTGGGCCATCAAGAATAAACGGATCTCCATCAGCCCGCTGCACATTGATCTCTCGGCCGATGTCACCTCTCCCCTTCTGGCCGAATTCGCGCCCAGCATCTTCAGGGCGATCAAGCCGTAA
- the folB gene encoding dihydroneopterin aldolase, whose product MAQRDIIRLEGLVFFGRHGARSEEQSLGQQFEVDIEMQADLSKARASDRLAETIDYGKVYETVRQIMEGPSRNLLERLAEEVATTIIAAYKPDEVKVVVRKPRLPILKGVLKGVSVEVRKSRA is encoded by the coding sequence GTGGCACAACGAGACATCATCCGCCTGGAAGGGCTCGTCTTCTTCGGCCGCCACGGCGCGCGCAGCGAAGAGCAGTCCCTGGGCCAGCAGTTCGAGGTGGACATCGAGATGCAGGCCGATCTCTCCAAAGCGCGCGCCTCCGACCGCCTGGCAGAGACGATTGACTACGGCAAGGTCTATGAGACGGTGCGCCAAATCATGGAAGGCCCCAGCCGCAACCTCCTTGAACGCTTAGCTGAAGAGGTCGCAACGACCATCATCGCCGCCTACAAGCCCGATGAGGTGAAGGTTGTCGTGCGCAAACCGCGCCTTCCCATCCTCAAAGGCGTGCTCAAGGGCGTTTCGGTAGAAGTGCGCAAGAGCCGGGCCTAA
- a CDS encoding magnesium chelatase, whose product MPKTSRARTLGELKKSGWQSLTVKQELRRNLIEKMRKGHELFPGIVGYEETVIPQIENAIIAGHDLIFLGERGQAKSRLIRAMVNLLDEYIPMIDGSEVNDNPLAPISKSGADIIKEKGDDTPISWLNRELRYAEKLATPDITVADLIGEIDPIKVAQGRYLSDELTIHYGMIPRNNRGIFCINELPDLTERIQVSLFNLMEERDIQIKGYRVRLPLDVYVVASANPEDYTNRGRIITPLKDRYGSLIRTHYPKHIAHEIAIVEQEAHTTEDTGIKVFAPRYMKEVIAELTSLARRSPDINQRSGVSVRVSICNYESMISNAVRRAIRAKEGIAVPRVTDLQYLLASTNGKIELESVEEGREGRLLEELIKKAVLNVFNKRYTIQDLDSVIGKFDGGTQVEVSEVLPSSAYVKKLNDIPELREAMRKLDIQEDASSIASAMEFILEGLHLNRKLNRDKVEGAYRYRG is encoded by the coding sequence ATGCCAAAGACCTCTCGAGCGCGCACTCTTGGTGAACTGAAGAAATCAGGCTGGCAATCGCTGACCGTGAAGCAAGAGCTGCGCAGGAACCTCATCGAGAAGATGCGCAAGGGGCATGAGCTCTTCCCCGGCATCGTCGGCTATGAAGAGACTGTCATCCCGCAGATAGAGAACGCCATCATCGCGGGCCACGACCTCATCTTCCTTGGCGAGCGCGGCCAGGCAAAGTCGCGCCTCATCCGCGCCATGGTCAATCTCCTGGACGAATACATCCCGATGATTGACGGCAGCGAGGTGAACGATAACCCCCTGGCCCCCATCTCCAAGTCCGGGGCGGACATCATCAAGGAGAAAGGCGACGACACGCCGATCTCCTGGCTCAATCGGGAACTGCGCTACGCCGAGAAGCTCGCTACGCCCGATATCACCGTCGCGGACCTCATCGGAGAGATTGACCCCATCAAGGTGGCCCAAGGGCGCTACCTTTCGGACGAGCTGACCATCCACTACGGCATGATCCCCCGCAACAATCGCGGCATCTTCTGCATCAATGAACTGCCTGATCTCACGGAGCGCATCCAGGTGAGCCTCTTCAACCTCATGGAAGAGCGGGATATCCAGATCAAGGGCTATCGCGTGCGCCTCCCGCTGGACGTCTACGTGGTGGCCAGCGCCAACCCGGAGGACTACACCAACCGCGGGCGCATCATCACGCCGCTCAAGGACCGCTACGGCTCCCTGATCCGCACTCACTACCCTAAGCACATCGCCCATGAGATCGCCATCGTCGAGCAAGAGGCGCACACGACGGAGGACACGGGCATCAAGGTCTTTGCGCCCCGCTACATGAAGGAGGTCATCGCTGAACTGACCTCCCTGGCGCGGCGCAGCCCGGACATCAACCAGCGCTCGGGCGTCAGCGTCCGTGTCTCCATCTGCAATTACGAAAGCATGATCAGCAACGCCGTGCGCCGCGCCATCCGCGCCAAGGAAGGCATCGCCGTGCCGCGCGTCACCGATCTCCAATATCTCCTCGCCTCCACCAACGGCAAGATCGAGCTGGAGAGCGTGGAGGAGGGCCGCGAAGGCCGCCTCTTGGAAGAGCTCATCAAGAAGGCCGTCCTCAACGTCTTCAACAAGCGGTACACGATTCAAGACTTAGATAGCGTCATCGGGAAGTTCGATGGCGGGACGCAGGTGGAGGTCTCGGAGGTTCTGCCGTCTAGCGCCTACGTGAAAAAGCTCAACGATATCCCCGAGCTGCGCGAAGCGATGCGCAAGCTCGATATCCAGGAAGATGCTTCAAGCATCGCCTCCGCCATGGAGTTCATCCTGGAGGGCCTGCACCTCAACCGCAAGCTGAACCGGGATAAGGTCGAAGGAGCCTACCGCTACCGGGGCTAG
- a CDS encoding VWA domain-containing protein, with product MPPLFRYSRWDGAQQALAPDESAVLGELSDQLLAHGDISNALRTLTRKGLPTEFSHSRTMGTQELLERVQQRRQQVLSQHDPSSILRDVQQKLDAITSRERAGIQRELQRAVDGKGNDGSSAKEELGKDLQEKLLKDLKRRAEQNRAKLEAIPKDDPARAIQALRDYEFMDPQAKAAFDELLRSLEQQVAQALFKDLTQHLSRITPEQVRAMKEMLRDLNRLAEQKLRGEKPDFDAFAKRHSEMFGDRPPASLDDLLAQMQQQIGQMQALLNSLPPDQSKQLQELMDGVLGDPEMQQELARLAANLEQLHPSAFQYEEHTFYGDQKLDLRHALQFMDDLRKMDTLERQLRRAQQAGEPKMVDQEMAGEILGPEARKALEQLAKLTDRLEEAGYIRTVNGRIELTPMGMRKIGQRAMQEIFALIKRDRSGGHSTDQPGPGVDLVEATKPYEFGDAFSPHLQRTLMKAVKRGGTGVPVRLEATDFEVHRAEELSQSSTVLMLDLSLSMAMRGNFSAAKKVALALDNLIRAKFPRDKLFMVGFSTYAREVKADRLPYLTWDEFDPYTNIQHGLALSQRLLSRIKVGTRQIIMISDGEPTAHIEGGQLFLQYPPSPRTLRSTLAEVRRCTQQNIVINTFMLDRNSQLVDFVEQMTRINRGRVFYTTADRLGQYILVDYMNSRKQKMLA from the coding sequence ATGCCGCCCCTCTTTCGCTATAGCCGGTGGGACGGGGCGCAGCAGGCCCTCGCGCCTGATGAGAGCGCCGTCCTGGGCGAACTCTCCGACCAACTGCTGGCCCACGGCGACATCTCCAACGCCCTCCGCACGCTGACGCGCAAGGGACTCCCCACCGAGTTCTCCCACAGCCGCACCATGGGCACGCAGGAACTGCTGGAGCGGGTCCAGCAGCGGCGCCAGCAAGTGCTCTCTCAGCATGACCCCTCGTCCATCCTGCGCGATGTCCAGCAGAAGCTCGATGCCATCACCAGCCGGGAGCGCGCAGGGATCCAGCGCGAACTGCAGCGCGCCGTAGACGGCAAGGGAAATGACGGCTCAAGCGCAAAAGAGGAACTCGGGAAAGACCTCCAGGAAAAACTTCTGAAAGATCTGAAGCGGCGTGCCGAGCAGAACAGGGCGAAGCTAGAGGCCATCCCGAAGGACGACCCGGCAAGAGCCATCCAAGCCCTGCGCGATTATGAGTTCATGGATCCCCAGGCGAAGGCCGCCTTCGATGAGCTTTTGCGCTCGCTGGAGCAACAGGTGGCGCAGGCGCTCTTCAAGGATCTCACGCAGCACCTGAGCCGCATCACACCGGAACAGGTCAGGGCGATGAAAGAGATGCTCCGCGACCTGAACCGCCTTGCAGAGCAGAAGCTGCGCGGGGAGAAGCCGGACTTTGACGCCTTCGCCAAGCGCCACAGCGAGATGTTCGGCGATCGCCCGCCCGCAAGCCTGGACGACCTGCTGGCGCAGATGCAGCAGCAGATAGGCCAGATGCAGGCCCTGTTGAACAGCCTCCCGCCGGACCAGAGCAAACAGCTCCAAGAGCTGATGGACGGCGTCCTGGGCGACCCGGAGATGCAGCAGGAGCTTGCGCGGCTGGCCGCCAACCTGGAACAGCTACACCCATCGGCCTTTCAGTATGAAGAGCACACCTTCTACGGCGATCAAAAGCTCGATCTCCGCCACGCCCTCCAGTTCATGGACGACCTGCGGAAGATGGACACGCTGGAGCGGCAGCTCCGGCGCGCGCAGCAGGCGGGCGAGCCGAAGATGGTGGACCAGGAGATGGCGGGCGAGATCCTAGGCCCGGAGGCACGCAAAGCCCTGGAACAGCTTGCCAAGCTGACCGACCGCCTTGAGGAGGCGGGCTATATCCGCACTGTGAACGGGCGCATCGAGCTGACGCCGATGGGCATGCGCAAGATCGGCCAGCGCGCCATGCAGGAGATATTCGCCCTCATCAAGCGCGACCGCTCCGGCGGCCATAGCACCGATCAGCCCGGCCCAGGCGTGGACCTGGTGGAGGCCACAAAGCCCTACGAATTCGGAGACGCCTTTTCACCCCATCTCCAGCGGACGCTGATGAAGGCCGTGAAGCGCGGCGGGACGGGCGTTCCGGTGCGGCTGGAGGCCACAGATTTCGAAGTCCATCGCGCCGAGGAGTTGAGCCAATCGTCCACGGTCCTGATGCTCGATCTCAGCCTCTCCATGGCGATGCGCGGGAACTTCTCCGCCGCTAAGAAGGTGGCCCTGGCTCTGGACAACCTCATCCGGGCCAAGTTCCCTCGGGACAAGCTCTTTATGGTCGGCTTCTCCACCTACGCCCGCGAGGTAAAGGCGGATCGGCTGCCCTATCTCACCTGGGATGAGTTCGACCCATACACCAACATCCAGCACGGCCTGGCGCTCTCCCAGCGGCTCCTTTCCCGCATCAAGGTGGGAACGCGACAAATCATCATGATTTCCGATGGAGAACCCACGGCGCACATCGAAGGCGGTCAGCTCTTCCTGCAGTACCCACCGAGCCCGCGCACCTTGCGCTCCACCTTGGCAGAGGTGCGCCGATGCACGCAGCAAAACATCGTCATCAACACCTTCATGCTGGACCGCAACTCTCAGCTTGTGGACTTCGTCGAGCAGATGACACGGATCAACCGCGGGCGCGTCTTCTACACGACGGCAGATCGGCTGGGCCAGTACATCCTGGTGGACTATATGAACAGCCGTAAGCAGAAGATGCTTGCCTAG
- a CDS encoding DUF2723 domain-containing protein, with translation MNGLLQSVRSAPRLGVLLLFVTFFSLYAFFAAPGITWSNAAADGAELATVVRTWGVAHPSGYPTYILFGKVFELVPIGDPAHRLALMSAFFGACAVSVTYLLGRLFCSLPEKGEVRYTTRTQGGGGFRLAGLSRKFGPILGAVALGCSPIFWGQALVPEVYTLNAFFVTVVLWLLLSWLWEPNIHRTAPSRKPLFAAFLFGLGMGNHFTLAIAVVPVAAVVLWTKRRPMPLPWRSMAGALLLGLAVYLYLPIAAAQNPPINWGDASTASGFLWQVSGNPYRSYVFGVESSIVGDRVVDWFKQMVDQFQGIGVLLTLIGLWRLWRADRAVTGALALSFIVLSIYATFYLTADSYVFLIPSVVIGVLCIALGAQFLLRQAEALVQDTGRWIAADAVLASIAFLLVPGLSLIRFADDYSLRSDVAARNYPQHVFSQAPSDAVILGDGDQRLFTLWYQRYVEEPDSERIIVARNLLQFEWYRRTFGERHPELGLQELEGDFQTVLRGFVERNAGARPLYTLIYDPLLRGEFTLQLEGPAYRILPKAAPN, from the coding sequence ATGAACGGCCTTCTACAGTCAGTGCGCTCTGCGCCAAGGCTGGGCGTGCTCCTCCTTTTTGTCACCTTTTTCTCTCTGTACGCCTTCTTTGCCGCCCCTGGCATTACCTGGAGCAACGCCGCCGCCGATGGTGCGGAGTTGGCGACGGTGGTCCGAACCTGGGGGGTTGCCCACCCTTCCGGCTACCCGACTTATATCTTGTTCGGAAAGGTGTTTGAACTCGTTCCAATAGGAGACCCGGCCCATCGCCTGGCTTTGATGTCGGCCTTCTTTGGCGCTTGCGCCGTGAGCGTAACCTACCTTTTGGGGCGCCTGTTCTGTTCGCTCCCTGAAAAAGGGGAGGTGCGGTACACGACCCGTACTCAAGGCGGTGGAGGCTTCCGGCTTGCAGGGCTCAGCAGAAAGTTTGGCCCCATTCTCGGAGCGGTCGCCCTGGGCTGTTCACCGATCTTCTGGGGCCAGGCCCTTGTTCCCGAGGTCTATACACTTAACGCCTTCTTTGTCACAGTCGTCCTGTGGCTGCTCCTCTCCTGGCTCTGGGAGCCGAACATCCACCGCACCGCGCCCTCACGCAAGCCGCTTTTCGCGGCCTTTCTCTTTGGCCTCGGGATGGGCAACCACTTCACCCTGGCGATTGCTGTGGTGCCTGTGGCCGCTGTCGTTCTTTGGACAAAGCGACGGCCTATGCCTCTCCCTTGGCGCAGCATGGCCGGAGCGTTGCTCTTGGGCCTTGCCGTCTACCTCTATCTGCCCATCGCCGCGGCGCAGAACCCGCCTATTAATTGGGGAGACGCCTCCACCGCTTCAGGCTTTCTGTGGCAAGTGAGCGGCAATCCCTACCGGAGCTACGTCTTTGGCGTTGAATCCTCCATCGTCGGCGATCGGGTTGTTGACTGGTTCAAGCAGATGGTTGACCAGTTCCAGGGCATCGGCGTCCTGCTCACCCTCATCGGCCTATGGCGCCTTTGGAGGGCCGATCGAGCGGTCACGGGAGCCTTGGCGCTTTCGTTTATCGTCCTCTCCATCTACGCCACCTTCTATCTAACGGCTGATTCGTACGTCTTTCTCATTCCCAGCGTAGTCATCGGGGTGCTATGCATCGCCCTCGGTGCCCAATTCCTTCTTCGACAGGCGGAGGCGCTGGTTCAAGACACAGGTAGGTGGATAGCAGCGGACGCAGTCTTGGCCTCTATCGCTTTTTTGCTTGTCCCTGGGCTCAGCCTCATCCGCTTTGCTGACGACTACAGCCTTCGCAGCGATGTAGCTGCCCGGAATTACCCGCAGCATGTCTTTTCCCAGGCGCCCTCCGATGCCGTCATCTTAGGAGATGGCGATCAGCGGCTCTTCACGCTCTGGTACCAGCGATATGTGGAGGAGCCGGATTCGGAGCGTATCATCGTCGCGCGGAACCTCCTGCAATTTGAGTGGTATCGCAGGACCTTTGGGGAGCGTCACCCGGAGTTGGGATTGCAGGAGCTTGAGGGTGATTTCCAAACGGTGTTGCGCGGCTTTGTGGAGCGCAACGCCGGTGCGCGGCCTCTATATACGCTGATTTATGATCCGCTCTTGCGCGGGGAGTTCACCCTCCAACTGGAAGGGCCCGCCTACCGGATCTTGCCGAAGGCTGCTCCGAACTAG
- the nusA gene encoding transcription termination/antitermination protein NusA, translated as MKSEFIIAITQLAAERNLPRDVVLNAVEAALISAFKKDYLADMDLAVRISFTTGEVHVFAKRTVVADGAVEDANSQVSLSDAQKLKPDVQLGYVFEKEVTPANAGRIAAQTAKQVVIQRLREAERDIVFSEYATKEGDVVSAVVQRFDGRSVILDLGRAEAVMPPAEQTPSERYRPSQRLKVLILEVGKSTRGPQIVVSRTHKNLLKRLFELEVPEVLNKIVEIKAIAREPGFRSKVAVSSNQERVDPVGACVGLRGVRIQNIVNELHGEKIDVVEWSADPAAFIARALAPAQVMHVAAKQGENTAIVVVPDKMLSLAIGREGQNARLAAKLTGWRIDIKSASEAEAQKIDLGKPQAPPAEIAERARAAQPKPVQPPPSVPTSVTAEAPPVQAAAQATPAEAPASAEAPTLAEALASEATWKVPQAAPSASQIRFAEDIAEFRGGKGGKGGKKREGGDTKRRKGGRIEDLAYEEE; from the coding sequence ATGAAAAGCGAATTCATCATCGCCATCACGCAGCTCGCCGCCGAGCGCAACCTTCCCCGTGACGTTGTCTTGAACGCCGTTGAGGCGGCGCTGATCTCCGCCTTCAAGAAGGACTACCTGGCCGATATGGACCTGGCCGTGCGCATCTCCTTCACCACAGGAGAGGTGCATGTCTTTGCCAAACGCACCGTGGTGGCCGATGGCGCAGTGGAAGATGCCAACAGCCAGGTATCGCTGAGCGACGCACAGAAACTGAAGCCGGACGTCCAGTTGGGCTATGTCTTTGAAAAAGAGGTGACGCCCGCGAATGCCGGACGCATCGCCGCGCAAACAGCCAAGCAGGTCGTTATCCAGCGCCTTCGCGAGGCTGAGCGCGATATCGTCTTCTCCGAGTACGCCACCAAGGAGGGCGATGTTGTCTCCGCCGTCGTCCAGCGCTTCGATGGCCGCTCCGTCATCCTCGACCTAGGCCGCGCCGAGGCCGTGATGCCCCCAGCGGAGCAGACTCCTTCCGAGCGCTACCGACCCAGCCAGCGCCTCAAGGTCCTCATCCTCGAAGTCGGCAAATCCACCCGCGGGCCGCAAATCGTCGTCTCCCGCACCCATAAGAATCTCCTCAAGCGCCTTTTTGAGCTTGAGGTGCCGGAGGTCCTCAATAAGATCGTAGAGATCAAGGCCATCGCTCGCGAGCCAGGCTTCCGCTCCAAAGTCGCTGTCTCCTCCAACCAGGAGCGCGTGGACCCCGTGGGCGCCTGCGTGGGCCTTCGCGGTGTGCGAATCCAGAACATCGTGAACGAGCTCCACGGCGAGAAGATAGACGTTGTCGAATGGTCGGCGGATCCTGCCGCCTTCATCGCTCGCGCGCTGGCGCCTGCCCAGGTGATGCACGTTGCCGCCAAGCAGGGCGAAAATACGGCCATCGTCGTGGTGCCGGACAAGATGCTCTCCCTGGCCATCGGCCGAGAGGGGCAGAACGCGCGCCTAGCCGCCAAGCTCACCGGCTGGCGCATAGACATCAAGTCCGCCTCAGAGGCGGAGGCGCAGAAGATTGACCTCGGCAAGCCGCAAGCGCCGCCTGCGGAGATCGCAGAGCGCGCCAGAGCGGCCCAGCCAAAGCCGGTCCAACCGCCGCCCTCCGTTCCAACGTCCGTTACGGCCGAGGCTCCGCCCGTTCAGGCCGCAGCCCAAGCTACGCCTGCGGAGGCTCCCGCCTCTGCAGAGGCCCCTACGCTTGCCGAAGCGCTGGCCTCCGAGGCTACCTGGAAGGTGCCGCAGGCGGCTCCCTCCGCCTCCCAGATCCGCTTCGCGGAGGACATCGCCGAATTTCGCGGCGGCAAGGGCGGCAAAGGCGGCAAAAAGCGGGAAGGCGGGGACACCAAGCGCCGCAAGGGCGGCCGCATAGAAGACCTTGCCTACGAGGAAGAATAG
- a CDS encoding YlxR family protein has protein sequence MQAPRHVPQRHCIICGEPGEKRGLLRIVREPSGAVSADPTGKRAGRGAYLCEKASCREAVLKKGRLESVLKVKLSQEDMTRLAASLSQTSVR, from the coding sequence ATGCAGGCACCACGGCACGTTCCCCAGCGCCACTGCATCATCTGCGGTGAGCCCGGCGAAAAGAGAGGGTTGCTCCGCATCGTGCGCGAGCCTTCGGGCGCGGTAAGCGCAGACCCCACGGGCAAGCGCGCAGGACGCGGCGCGTATCTGTGCGAAAAGGCCTCCTGCCGGGAGGCAGTGCTGAAGAAGGGGAGACTGGAATCGGTATTGAAAGTGAAGCTTTCGCAGGAAGACATGACACGTTTAGCGGCCAGCCTGAGCCAAACGAGCGTCAGGTAG
- the infB gene encoding translation initiation factor IF-2: protein MSPQQRRFGGNAPPRPHAPPPSRAKAPPPQAAPPAQAPTAPAPGSLGPVQLPQTITVQELATRLKISGIDLIKQLMRIGIMANLSQAVNFDTAATIAASLGYRPMQETAKETATVQTASGAQATGNLQTRPPIVTILGHVDHGKTSLLDAIRKTKVAASEAGGITQHIGAYQVAAQGKPITFLDTPGHEAFTAMRARGAKATDIAILVVAADDGVMPQTIEAMDHAKAANVPVIVAINKIDKPEADPNRVKTQLLEKGLLLEEFGGQAIGVPVSAKTGKGIQDLLDTILLVAEVADLKADPDQLATGVIIEAHVDRSRGPVASILVQNGTLSVGDPVVAGEASGKIRALLDDQGKRLKSAGPSTPVEVLGFTSIPKAGDPVIAFASDAEMKAHLEKLQAGRKQPMLAKGLLQEVGAGTTQHKELPLIIKTDVQGSVDPVRNSVERTSTEKAKVRVLHAAAGSINESDVLLAVASKAMIVGFNSKVEPGAKRLAESEGVPVRTYDIIYTMVEDMKKALEGILEPVFKEVIEGHAEVRASFKAQKRLIAGCYITDGKAARGSSAKVLRKNKVIGKGAIVSLRRFKDDVREVTSGLECGVGVEDIQDFQEGDRLEFFRLEKQG from the coding sequence ATGAGTCCACAACAGCGAAGGTTCGGCGGCAATGCTCCGCCACGTCCGCACGCGCCACCGCCTTCTCGAGCCAAGGCGCCTCCGCCTCAAGCCGCGCCGCCCGCCCAAGCTCCCACGGCTCCAGCGCCTGGAAGCCTTGGTCCTGTCCAGTTGCCTCAGACGATCACCGTTCAGGAGCTTGCGACACGCCTCAAGATCTCCGGCATAGACCTCATCAAGCAGCTCATGCGCATCGGCATCATGGCGAACCTCAGCCAAGCCGTGAACTTCGATACCGCCGCCACTATCGCCGCATCGCTCGGCTACCGGCCGATGCAGGAGACGGCCAAGGAGACGGCGACGGTACAAACAGCTTCCGGGGCGCAGGCCACCGGCAATCTACAGACCCGGCCGCCCATCGTCACGATCCTGGGCCACGTGGACCACGGCAAAACATCGCTCCTGGACGCCATCCGCAAGACCAAGGTCGCGGCATCAGAGGCGGGCGGCATCACCCAGCATATCGGCGCCTACCAGGTCGCGGCGCAGGGCAAGCCCATCACTTTCCTCGATACTCCGGGCCATGAGGCCTTCACCGCCATGCGCGCCCGCGGCGCAAAGGCCACTGACATCGCCATCCTCGTCGTCGCCGCGGACGATGGCGTCATGCCCCAAACCATTGAAGCGATGGACCACGCCAAAGCCGCCAACGTCCCTGTCATCGTCGCCATCAACAAGATCGACAAGCCGGAGGCCGACCCGAATCGCGTCAAGACGCAACTTTTGGAGAAGGGCCTGCTCCTTGAAGAGTTCGGCGGACAGGCCATCGGCGTTCCCGTCTCCGCCAAGACCGGCAAGGGCATCCAAGACCTGCTGGATACCATCCTCCTCGTCGCCGAAGTGGCCGATCTCAAGGCCGATCCGGACCAGCTCGCCACCGGTGTCATCATCGAAGCGCATGTGGACCGCTCGCGCGGCCCAGTCGCCTCCATCCTCGTGCAAAACGGCACCTTGAGCGTCGGCGACCCCGTTGTTGCCGGTGAAGCCAGCGGCAAGATCCGAGCCTTGCTGGATGATCAAGGCAAGCGCCTCAAATCGGCAGGGCCCTCCACCCCTGTGGAGGTTCTCGGCTTCACCTCCATCCCCAAAGCCGGCGACCCAGTGATTGCCTTTGCCTCTGACGCAGAGATGAAGGCCCACTTAGAGAAGCTTCAAGCCGGACGCAAACAGCCCATGCTCGCCAAAGGTCTCCTGCAAGAAGTGGGCGCGGGCACGACCCAGCACAAGGAGCTTCCGCTCATCATTAAGACGGATGTGCAAGGCTCGGTTGACCCAGTGCGCAACTCCGTTGAGCGCACATCCACGGAGAAGGCCAAGGTGCGCGTCCTGCACGCTGCCGCAGGCTCCATCAATGAGTCCGATGTCCTTCTGGCCGTCGCCTCAAAGGCCATGATCGTGGGCTTCAACAGCAAAGTGGAGCCTGGGGCCAAGCGCCTGGCGGAATCGGAAGGCGTCCCCGTCCGCACCTATGACATCATTTACACCATGGTTGAGGACATGAAAAAGGCTCTGGAAGGCATCCTGGAGCCGGTCTTCAAAGAGGTCATCGAAGGCCACGCCGAAGTTCGCGCCAGCTTCAAGGCACAGAAGCGTCTCATCGCCGGCTGCTACATCACAGACGGCAAGGCCGCTCGCGGCTCATCGGCCAAAGTTCTGCGCAAAAACAAAGTCATCGGCAAGGGAGCAATCGTCTCCCTGCGGCGCTTCAAGGATGACGTGCGCGAGGTGACCTCCGGCCTGGAATGCGGCGTCGGCGTAGAAGACATCCAGGATTTCCAAGAAGGCGACCGCCTGGAATTCTTCCGGCTCGAAAAGCAGGGCTAA
- the rbfA gene encoding 30S ribosome-binding factor RbfA — translation MPSRRQSRVNDLIREELSELIRREVRDPRLAEVTSITEVVVSPDLLSARVYVSVLGDEQQKKQTIEGLQAAAAFLHHRLKDRLVMRYIPKLTFERDDSIEEGARLLSLMKEEAANLNTASKGRRRK, via the coding sequence ATGCCCAGCAGACGCCAGAGCCGCGTGAACGATTTGATCCGCGAAGAGCTGAGCGAACTCATCCGACGCGAGGTGCGGGACCCCCGCCTGGCCGAGGTCACCAGCATCACAGAAGTCGTCGTCAGCCCTGACCTTCTAAGCGCCCGCGTCTATGTCAGCGTTCTGGGCGATGAACAGCAGAAGAAACAGACCATCGAAGGCCTGCAAGCGGCGGCGGCCTTCCTCCACCACCGATTGAAAGACCGCCTCGTCATGCGCTACATCCCCAAACTGACCTTCGAGCGCGACGACTCCATCGAAGAGGGCGCGCGCCTCCTCTCTCTCATGAAGGAAGAGGCCGCCAATCTCAACACAGCTTCCAAGGGTCGCCGCAGGAAGTAG